One genomic segment of Myxocyprinus asiaticus isolate MX2 ecotype Aquarium Trade chromosome 14, UBuf_Myxa_2, whole genome shotgun sequence includes these proteins:
- the LOC127451952 gene encoding gap junction gamma-1 protein-like, translated as MSWSFLTRLLEEIQHHSTSVGKLWLTTLVVFRIVLTAVGGESIYYDEQSKFVCNSGQPGCENVCYDAFAPLSHVRFWVFQIILSALPSLLYMGYAANKISHKEESRGGAGAGASAGGGYTQRRPRKMYFGARQHRAGHEDGEEEREDDPMIYEVPEIDTSRRELVPPRPKPKVRHDGRRRIRDDGLMRVYVLQLLTRSALEAGFLAGQYLLYGFRVEPIFVCSDKPCPHHVDCFISRPTEKTIFLRIMYGVSCLCLLLNVWEMIHLGVGTISDVLRKRNATATEDEYQLGLLTAGSVSVGVGGPALSEGEPGGGGGVREADYVGYPFSWNTPSAPPGYNIVVKPETMPYTDLSNAKMACKQNRANIAQEEQQQYGSNEDNFPSAGEVRPLPINKDVIQLEAAIQAYTLQHHANNNNHDDLNDNHDIDEKPQINITTAPQKERKHRPKHGKSGSAGSSSSSSSSSSKSGEGKPSVWI; from the coding sequence ATGAGCTGGAGCTTCCTAACACGTCTGCTGGAGGAGATCCAGCACCACTCCACGTCGGTGGGGAAACTCTGGCTCACCACGCTAGTTGTCTTCCGTATCGTACTGACTGCGGTGGGCGGCGAGTCCATATACTACGATGAGCAGAGCAAGTTCGTTTGCAACTCGGGTCAGCCGGGATGTGAGAATGTCTGCTATGATGCCTTTGCACCACTCTCGCACGTGCGATTCTGGGTCTTCCAGATCATTCTGTCCGCACTGCCCTCTCTGCTCTACATGGGCTACGCAGCCAATAAGATCTCCCACAAGGAGGAGTCACGGGGCGGAGCAGGGGCCGGGGCTTCAGCAGGGGGCGGATACACCCAGCGGAGGCCAAGAAAGATGTATTTTGGGGCAAGGCAGCACCGAGCAGGACATGAGGATGGGGAAGAGGAGCGGGAAGATGACCCCATGATCTACGAAGTGCCTGAGATAGACACCTCACGGCGGGAGTTGGTGCCACCGCGACCCAAGCCCAAAGTGCGTCATGATGGACGGCGGCGTATCCGAGACGATGGGCTGATGCGAGTGTATGTTCTACAGCTGCTGACACGTTCCGCACTGGAGGCGGGCTTTCTGGCAGGACAGTATCTGCTCTATGGCTTTCGTGTAGAACCAATCTTTGTGTGCTCAGATAAGCCCTGCCCACACCATGTGGACTGTTTCATCTCACGCCCTACAGAAAAGACCATCTTCCTCCGAATCATGTATGGTGTCAGCTGCCTTTGCCTGCTACTTAATGTGTGGGAAATGATTCACCTCGGAGTTGGAACCATTAGCGATGTTCTCCGCAAACGAAATGCAACAGCAACTGAGGATGAGTACCAACTGGGCCTGCTTACTGCAGGGTCTGTGTCTGTAGGAGTAGGTGGGCCAGCACTAAGTGAGGGAGAGCCAGGAGGTGGGGGAGGTGTTAGAGAAGCAGACTATGTTGGTTATCCATTCTCATGGAACACCCCTTCTGCACCACCGGGCTACAATATTGTGGTAAAGCCTGAGACCATGCCATACACAGACCTGAGCAATGCCAAGATGGCATGCAAGCAGAACCGTGCCAACATCGCACAGGAGGAGCAGCAGCAGTATGGCTCCAATGAAGACAACTTTCCATCAGCAGGCGAGGTGCGGCCACTGCCGATCAACAAAGACGTCATACAGTTAGAGGCTGCCATTCAAGCCTATACCTTGCAGCACCATGCCAATAATAACAACCACGATGACCTGAACGACAACCATGACATTGATGAAAAGCCTCAGATTAACATCACTACAGCACCACAAAAGGAGCGAAAGCACCGACCCAAGCATGGAAAATCTGGGAGCGCtggaagcagcagcagcagcagcagtagtagTAGCAAGTCAGGAGAAGGCAAACCATCTGTCTGGATCTGA